A window from Podospora bellae-mahoneyi strain CBS 112042 chromosome 1 map unlocalized CBS112042p_1, whole genome shotgun sequence encodes these proteins:
- a CDS encoding uncharacterized protein (EggNog:ENOG503Q38B; BUSCO:EOG09264AWW; COG:C; COG:H), whose product MPPPLRLQHIHLPSPSPTNLPPYSLASKLQSLLRRHHLNFKDSPSTNPPPPPFLISFTPLPIYTLGRRQSSPLSPQELTRLSRPLSYQNQTLPVTTSHSPRGGLTTYHGPGQVVLWPVLDIHSKRHKTFTVRCYSRLLENTTIATLEKMFRIRAFTTEDPGVWTRVGDGEEERKIAALGVHLRRHVSGLGTAINVDMPGTDEVLSERENPWRRIVACGIEGKTVTCVREVVAHITAGEGPGLRGTEVVADFWGRELSERIGVDGVDKISGGRVAELLEEAVVRSEEGWEGGEEGYVEEVRRGLGGWVEEALDRGV is encoded by the coding sequence atgcctcctcctctaaGACTTCaacacatccacctcccctccccctccccaaccaacctcccaccATACTCCCTAGCCAGCAAACTGcaatccctcctccgccgccaccacctcaactTCAAAGacagcccctccaccaaccccccaccaccacccttcttgATATCCTTCACCCCCTTGCCGATCTACACTCTCGGCCGGCGCCAATCCTCCCCTTTATCTCCGCAGGAACTCACCCGGCTATCCCGGCCACTATCCTACCAGAACCAAACCCTCCCAGTAAcaacctcccactcccccagAGGAGGGCTGACGACCTACCACGGCCCGGGACAGGTAGTTCTCTGGCCGGTACTGGACATCCACTCCAAGCGCCACAAGACTTTTACCGTCAGGTGTTACTCCCGACTGTTggaaaacaccaccatcgccacgCTGGAGAAGATGTTTCGCATCAGGGCTTTCACCACTGAAGACCCGGGGGTGTGGACGAGAgtgggggatggtgaagaagaaaggaagaTTGCTGCGTTGGGGGTTCACCTGAGGCGACATGTCAGCGGGTTGGGGACCGCGATCAATGTTGACATGCCCGGGACGGATGAGGTGCTGAGCGAGAGGGAGAAtccgtggaggaggattgtgGCTTGTGGGATTGAGGGGAAGACGGTGACGTGTgtgagggaggttgttgcgCACATCACCGCCGGGGAAGGGCCGGGGTTGAGGGGaacggaggtggtggctgatTTTTGGGGGAGAGAGCTCAGCGAGAGgattggggttgatggggttgacaAGATTtctgggggaagggtggcggagttgctggaggaggctgtggtgaggagtgaggaggggtgggaagggggagaggagggatatGTTGAAGAGGTTAGGAGGGGACTGGGAGGATGGGTGGAAGAGGCCTTGGATAGAGGGGTTtga
- the RSM22 gene encoding 37S ribosomal protein S22 (EggNog:ENOG503NY5I; COG:J) translates to MPDQITSAADWRSTVSSNAVVVADFYADWCGPCRMIAPHFESLANKYAKPRKIAFVKVNVDNQGEVAQQYGVRAMPTFLILHNGSVIKTIQGANPPALTSAVEAAIKLAGPGAVGGSSFSSGGQRLGGTPVGGQRVGSGQRVTRPISWDINQWVNAVLSFLGLYFVSLLSLDPYKSAEASRFNKKNPPPPAKPATGPGGRPAGRATFKTLNDLGTQRTTMLSAGKLQNRCPGCRAQVLGFYDALLQPRNIASRPFVRPRATPVTAASRALSSRSRQPNPVRPFSTTKRVFNEVPPTEKDTESQSAEKEAQTVEGSGEATAEEIELLVRQARQTFGNTLPKDYFSGEEYKVYERLYGPPLRETAPEDVGLPLRDEHGEVIDETTPEHALFRETEHGDYEQVQYRINPAVPGGAVEAADTSEPGFPGELAEEATDLEAQAEQNQPVLSDAHIDYLNITANNSREYHALIKLQRDFEAAAALQPMDEIHEEIREDEGITEQDYPREEEEIEEDDEYDPGTEFEVDESRDTREHPFTSMGKFKTSPSTIYLPKASFVEPISTLLKRTDSTHIRQCGEENLGGPGFPHGPGSPRSKVNVPQKGLGLQAGVGWMSEIEADTFLATIMPAVYATAMSTLVEVRKRLGPEWLRGLLARDGGPRVLDVGAGGAALAAWQQVLQAEWDILRENGEVSDRYPPGKKTTVVGNDHLRHRVSRFLHNTTFLPRLPDYLHVANEHDMGVGDKPAPRKQYDVIIASHLLMPLDKEYKRKDMLDNLWKMLNPEGGVLILLEKGHPRGFEAVADARDRLLDNFILAPHSEPHADEVRTSSQHVREPGMIIAPCTNHQKCPMYHQPGFSPGRKDFCHFQQRYIRPPFLQQILGASRRSHEDIAFSYVAVRRGAYPEGHTPSADFAAAAASAAADVSSDAGPLTTITSDNAPVYVQGKEASDLAFKGYEAEDSKKPHPLSLPRNILPPLKRHGHVTLDVCTPQATIERWVVSKSFSKQAYRDARKAQWGDLWALGAKTRTLRNVRLGRAGQDAVVVKDAGVRSRRALEAAGRKRDKVVEINVHPQFGVTGAYEKHPRGKTPEQRRSRNGRKVRIENLMEEMGANELPDPDDIEDAEYLKSKDL, encoded by the exons ATGCCTGATCAAATCACATCCGCCGCCGACTGGCGCTCCACCGTCAGCAGCAATGCCGTGGTTGTCGCTGATT TCTACGCCGATTGGTGCGGTCCGTGCAGGATGATAGCCCCCCATTTCGAGTCTCTCGCGAACAAGTACGCCAAGCCCCGCAAGATCGCGTTCGTCAAAGTCAATGTCGACAACCAAGGCGAGGTCGCCCAGCAATACGGCGTGCGCGCCATGCCCACCTTCCTGATCTTGCACAATGGCTCCGTCATCAAGACTATTCAAGGCGCCAACCCACCTGCTCTTACGTCGGCTGTTGAGGCGGCGATCAAGCTTGCTGGACCTGGGGCGGTAGGGGGGTCGTCGTTCAGCAGTGGTGGTCAGAGACTGGGTGGGACGCCGGTTGGAGGGCAGAGAGTCGGTTCGGGGCAGAGGGTTACGAGGCCGATTTCGTGGGATATTAATCAGTGGGTTAATGCCGTGCTGAGCTTTTTGGGCTTGTATTTTGTTTCGTTGCTTTCG CTTGACCCCTACAAGTCGGCAGAAGCGTCCCGGTTTAACAAGAAgaacccgccgccgccggccaaGCCGGCGACTGGGCCTGGTGGGAGGCCGGCTGGACGGGCTACGTTCAAGACATTGAATGATTTGGGGA CACAACGGACGACCATGCTTTCGGCCGGCAAACTCCAGAACAGGTGTCCCGGATGCCGGGCCCAGGTTCTGGGCTTCTACGATGCTCTCTTGCAGCCGCGCAATATTGCATCCCGCCCGTTTGTCCGCCCGCGCGCGACGCCAGTCACAGCAGCTTCGAGAGCTCTCAGTTCGAGATCTCGACAACCAAACCCTGTCAGACCATTCTCGACGACCAAACGGGTGTTCAATGAGGTGCCGCCGACCGAAAAGGATACCGAATCGCAGTCAGCAGAGAAGGAGGCGCAAACAGTAGAAGGATCAGGGGAAGCAACAGCAGAAGAGATCGAACTTCTTGTGCGCCAGGCGAGGCAAACATTTGGAAACACGTTACCCAAGGACTACTTCTCAGGAGAAGAGTATAAGGTATACGAAAGATTATATGGACCGCCACTGCGCGAGACGGCACCGGAGGATGTTGGCCTTCCGCTCAGGGACGAGCATGGAGAGGTCATTGACGAAACGACGCCCGAGCACGCCTTGTTCAGGGAAACGGAACATGGAGACTACGAACAGGTCCAGTACAGGATCAACCCAGCGGTACCTGGCGGTGCTGTAGAGGCTGCAGACACTTCAGAGCCTGGATTCCCCGGGgagctggccgaggaagCTACCGATCTCGAGGCACAAGCTGAGCAGAACCAGCCAGTACTCAGTGATGCACATATCGACTACCTTAATATCACGGCCAACAACTCGCGCGAATACCATGCTCTGATAAAGCTTCAACGAGATTTTGAGGCAGCTGCCGCACTTCAGCCAATGGATGAGATTCACGAAGAAATCCGCGAGGACGAAGGCATCACCGAGCAGGACTATCcaagggaagaggaggagattgaggaggacgatgagtACGACCCCGGGACGGAATTCGAGGTGGACGAGTCTCGCGACACCAGGGAGCATCCGTTCACTTCGATGGGCAAGTTCAAGACTTCACCGAGCACCATCTACCTGCCAAAGGCCAGCTTTGTTGAGCCGATTAGCACGCTCCTGAAGCGCACGGATTCCACACACATCAGGCAGTGCGGGGAGGAGAATCTCGGTGGCCCTGGTTTCCCTCACGGTCCGGGATCACCTCGGTCAAAGGTGAACGTTCCGCAAAAGGGGCTGGGATTGCAGGCCGGCGTTGGCTGGATGTCGGAGATTGAGGCTGATACGTTCCTCGCTACCATTATGCCTGCCGTATACGCCACGGCTATGAGCACTCTGGTGGAGGTCAGGAAAAGGCTGGGACCTGAGTGGCTGAGGGGCTTGCTCGCCCGAGATGGCGGCCCCCGAGTGCTGGAtgttggcgctggtggtgccGCCCTGGCAGCCTGGCAGCAGGTGCTTCAAGCTGAATGGGACATCCTTCGTGAAAACGGCGAGGTTTCGGATCGGTACCCCCCTGGAAAGAAGACAACAGTCGTCGGCAACGACCACCTTCGGCATCGCGTGTCCCGCTTCTTGCACAATACGACCTTCTTGCCCCGTCTGCCGGATTATCTGCATGTAGCCAATGAGCACGATATGGGTGTCGGTGACAAGCCGGCGCCGCGGAAGCAGTACGATGTCATCATTGCGTCCCACCTGCTGATGCCGCTGGACAAGGAGTACAAGCGGAAGGACATGTTAGACAACCTCTGGAAGATGCTCAATCCGGAAGGTGGTGTGCTCATTCTCCTGGAGAAGGGGCACCCGCGAGGCTTCGAGGCGGTAGCCGACGCTAGAGACCGCCTCTTGGATAACTTTATCCTCGCACCCCATTCGGAGCCTCACGCTGACGAAGTCCGGACCTCGTCTCAGCACGTTCGTGAGCCCGGCATGATCATCGCGCCTTGCACCAATCACCAAAAGTGCCCCATGTACCACCAGCCTGGTTTCAGTCCCGGCCGCAAGGATTTCTGCCACTTCCAACAGCGCTACATCCGGCCTCCCTTCCTGCAGCAGATTCTTGGAGCCTCTCGGCGCAGCCATGAAGATATCGCCTTCAGCTATGTCGCGGTACGCAGGGGTGCTTACCCAGAAGGGCATACGCCGTCGGCAgattttgctgctgctgctgcttctgctgctgctgatgtaTCATCCGATGCCGGCCCGttgaccaccatcacctctgATAACGCACCCGTCTACGTGCAGGGCAAGGAGGCTTCGGATCTCGCTTTCAAGGGGTACGAGGCGGAAGATAGCAAGAAGCCCCATCCGCTCTCGCTACCCCGCAACATCCTCCCACCGCTGAAGCGCCACGGCCATGTTACACTCGATGTCTGCACACCGCAGGCGACGATTGAGCGGTGGGTGGTGTCCAAGTCGTTCTCCAAGCAGGCGTACCGGGACGCTCGCAAGGCTCAGTGGGGTGACCTGTGGGCTCTGGGCGCCAAGACGCGCACCCTTCGCAACGTTCGCCTTGGCAGGGCCGGGCAGGACGCGGTTGTGGTGAAGGATGCTGGCGTGCGCTCCCGGCGGGcgctggaggcggcgggtAGGAAGCGggacaaggtggtggagatcaATGTGCACCCGCAGTTTGGTGTCACTGGTGCCTATGAGAAGCATCCCCGCGGCAAGACTCCTGAGCAGAGGAGATCCAGGAACGGCAGGAAGGTCAGGATTGAGAatttgatggaggagatgggtgCCAATGAGCTTCCTGATCCGGATGACATTGAAGATGCCGAGTACCTGAAGAGCAAGGACCTCTAG
- a CDS encoding uncharacterized protein (EggNog:ENOG503NWCN; COG:S) has protein sequence MSSWEPQSKKRRLDTDSGIGNGILNTKERFKPTSARDWTISIAVPTSIITSCVTREQRTTAAGSIARALAIFSVDEVVIFDDSPIEQRPRNFDPDAYTGDIEPAHFLEHLLNYLETPPFMRKVLFPIHPNLKSQGLLHGLDMPHHPHKDEWLPYREGLTLEAPPRSGKGTAVDIGMPETVTISEDIPPKTRVTLKMPDDAQGKPEPVNPAEPRTEGGYFWGYSVRKAKSLSDVFTSSAYEDGYDLSIGTSERGVPLSKAFPNHNQTATFNHMLIVFGGPRGLEFAAMNDPDLGQMGIQGARTKELFDHWVNVLPNQGTRGIRTDESLLIALTALRRLWDNS, from the exons ATGTCGAGCTGGGAACCACAATCCAAA AAACGCCGGTTGGACACTGACTCCGGTATTGGAAATggcatcctcaacaccaaagaGCGTTTCAAGCCTACAAGCGCTAGAGACTGGACCATCTCGATTGCCGTACCTACCAGCATAATCACCAG CTGCGTAACAAGAGAGCAAAGGACAACTGCTGCGGGCTCCATTGCCAGAGCGCTTGCCATTTTCTCGGTGGACGAGGTCGTCATCTTTGACGATAGCCCGATTGAACAACGCCCCAGGAATTTTGATCCAGATGCGTACACCGGCGACATAGAACCAGCACACTTTCTGGAGCATCTGCTGAACTATCTGGAAACCCCACCATTCATGCGCAAAGTTCTgttccccatccaccccaacctcaaatcTCAGGGCCTACTGCACGGTCTGGACAtgccacaccacccccacaaGGATGAGTGGCTGCCGTATCGCGAGGGTCTAACTCTCGAAGCTCCTCCACGGTCAGGCAAGGG CACCGCCGTCGACATTGGCATGCCCGAAACAGTCACCATTTCCGAAGACATCCCTCCCAAGACCCGCGTAACCCTCAAAATGCCCGACGACGCCCAAGGCAAGCCCGAGCCCGTCAACCCAGCCGAACCCAGAACCGAAGGCGGCTACTTTTGGGGCTACAGCGTGCGCAAAGCCAAGTCCCTCTCCGACGTAttcacctcctcggcctaCGAGGACGGTTACGACCTCTCCATCGGCACCTCGGAGCGTGGAGTTCCGCTGTCAAAGGCTTTCCCTAACCACAACCAAACTGCTACTTTCAACCACATGCTCATCGTGTTTGGAGGGCCAAGAGGATTGGAGTTTGCGGCGATGAACGATCCTGATCTGGGGCAGATGGGGATTCAGGGGGCGAGGACGAAGGAGCTGTTTGATCACTGGGTGAACGTGCTGCCGAATCAGGGGACGAGGGGGATCAGGACGGACGAGAGCTTGTTGATAGCTTTGACTgcgttgaggaggttgtgggatAATAGctga
- a CDS encoding uncharacterized protein (CAZy:AA1; EggNog:ENOG503NVU0; COG:Q): MGVIGIVKGLANFAALALSNTEPALPQKRTNGASLLGTLLFPLIPFMLTNNPLPDGYPWGKLTDSGTNPYVENPHTGVTRYYDFTISRGLIAPDGYEREVLLVNGAFPGPLIEANWGDMIVVNVRNNITNPEDGTAIHWHGFLQTETPWEDGAPGISQCPIPPGTSYRYEFLASLYGSTWYHAHYSAQYAGGIVGPMVIHGPTQAKYDVDLGPILLSDWYHKEYHDIVEEMLKPNGSPRVVSDNNLINGKMNFDCSTVAPGDKTPCTNNAGISKFRFQTGKTHRLRLVNTGGDGVQRFTIDGHTFTVIAEDFTPVKPYKTNMVILGVGQRTDVLVTANVGKPDSAFWMRSNLTNCSPNRQPNAVAAVYYDKADTDKAPTSQAWNIPEDPSCTNEDLAKTEPLYPMAVPKPTYTQTMEIELFKNASDVTLWKFNGVSMRTHYNEPVLLVANEGNFTFPREWNVVNYYSNSSVRIIVRNRSAGPHPMHLHGHNPYILHEGPGDWDGTITRPSNPHRRDVHIVRGNGHLVMQFDGNPGIWSFHCHIVWHASGGFLANLVVEPKKVDWLRIPRDVERNCKAWDWWTRFNVVPQIDSGA; encoded by the exons ATGGGTGTCATTGGCATAGTCAAGGGGCTTGCCAACTTTGCTGCCCTGGCTCTTTCTAATACCGAACCGGCGTTACCTCAGAAGAGGACAAATGG CGCCTCTCTTCTTGGGACGTTATTATTCCCACTGATTCCTTTCATGCTTACCAACAACCCTCTTCCTGACGGCTATCCATGGGGCAAGCTCACAGACTCGGGGACCAACCCTTATGTCGAAAACCCACACACGGGCGTGACGAGATACTACGACTTCACAATCAGCCGTGGGCTCATCGCCCCAGATGGATATGAACGCGAAGTTCTTCTTGTCAATGGTGCCTTTCCTGGGCCTTTGATCGAAGCAAACTGGGGTGACATGATTGTTGTCAATGTGAGgaacaacatcaccaaccccgaagACGGCACGGCTATTCACTGGCACGGCTTCCTGCAAACAGAAACCCCATGGGAAGATGGAGCACCGGGTATCTCGCAATGCCCTATCCCGCCCGGAACCAGTTATCGATACGAATTTCTTGCCAGCTTGTACGGTTCGACGTGGTATCACGCTCATTACTCTGCTCAATATGCTGGTGGTATTGTTGGACCGATGGTCATTCATGGTCCTACTCAGGCCAAGTACGACGTTGATCTTGGTCCCATTCTTCTGAGTG ACTGGTATCACAAGGAATACCATGACATCGTCGAAGAGATGCTCAAACCCAACGGCAGCCCTCGTGTGGTGTCAGACAACAACCTGATCAATGGCAAGATGAACTTTGACTGCTCAACTGTTGCCCCGGGGGACAAGACGCCCTGCACCAACAACGCTGGCATCTCCAAGTTCAGGTTCCAAACCGGCAAGACCCACCGTCTCCGTCTGGTCAACACCGGTGGCGATGGCGTCCAGCGTTTCACCATCGACGGCCACACCTTCACCGTCATCGCAGAAGATTTCACCCCTGTCAAACCATACAAAACCAACATGGTCATCCTCGGCGTGGGTCAACGCACCGACGTCCTCGTGACCGCCAATGTCGGCAAACCTGACTCGGCTTTCTGGATGCGTTCCAACCTGACCAACTGCTCCCCCAACCGTCAACCCAACGCCGTAGCAGCGGTGTATTACGACAAGGCAGACACAGACAAGGCGCCCACCAGCCAAGCGTGGAACATCCCCGAGGACCCCTCCTGCACAAACGAAGACCTGGCCAAGACAGAACCGCTGTACCCCATGGCCGTACCCAAACCGACATACACCCAGACGATGGAAATCGAGCTCTTCAAGAACGCGTCCGACGTCACGCTGTGGAAGTTCAACGGCGTCTCGATGAGGACTCACTACAACGAACCTGTCCTGCTTGTCGCAAACGAGGGGAATTTCACCTTTCCGAGAGAGTGGAACGTGGTGAACTACTACAGCAACTCGTCAGTTCGGATCATTGTGCGGAACCGCTCCGCCGGACC TCACCCAATGCATCTCCACGGCCACAACCCCTACATCCTGCACGAAGGGCCAGGCGACTGGgacggcaccatcacccgcccttccaacccccacAGGAGGGACGTCCACATCGTCCGGGGCAACGGCCATCTAGTCATGCAGTTTGACGGGAACCCGGGCATCTGGTCGTTTCACTGCCACATCGTCTGGCACGCGAGTGGTGGCTTCCTGGCGAACTTGGTGGTGGAACCGAAAAAGGTGGACTGGCTGAGGATACCGAGGGATGTGGAGCGGAATTGCAAGGCGTGGGATTGGTGGACGAGGTTTAATGTTGTGCCGCAGATTGATAGTGGTGCGTAA
- the MGR2 gene encoding subunit of TIM23 translocase complex (EggNog:ENOG503P5HI; BUSCO:EOG09265KNL; COG:S) yields the protein MPPPPQHGVGQSNVDKFKMGMLMGGTVGCIIGFIFGTVNIFRYGAGPNGIMRTLGQYMLGSGATFGFFMSIGSVIRSDSSPIIQEAYLRAQRRPIIMASGAFRPYQQPVRRSNDN from the exons atgccccctcctcctcagcatgGCGTTGGACAGTCAAACGTCGACAAGT TCAAGATGGGAATGTTGATGGGCGGCA CGGTCGGCTGCATCATCGGCTTCATCTTTG GAACCGTCAACATCTTCAGATATGGCGCAGGGCCAAACGGCATCATGCGAACACTCGGCCAGTACATGCTGGGTTCCGGCGCGACATTCGG ATTCTTCATGTCGATCGGCAGTGTTATTCGGTCGGATTCGTCGCCCATCATTCAGGAGGCCTACCTCCGCGCGCAAAGACGCCCAATCATCATGGCCTCCGGCGCATTCCGTCCTTATCAGCAACCCGTTCGCCGCAGCAACGACAACtaa